TGCCGGATTAGTGACGCATCGGTGGCCTGACGCAGCCCGGCCAGCGTGTGCGGGGCAGGGACTCCGGATTGCGCCGCCAGCCAGGCGGCAACGGCGGGATCAAGCGACATGGTCTGCTCCCTGTTGCAGGAACGGCAGCAGCAGATTGCAGAACGCCTGCGGGCACTCTTCGGTAATAAAGTGGCCGCAGTCATCGACGATGGCGTGCTGCAAATCGCGGGTCACCGGCAGCAGCGTCTGATAGGGTGCCTCTGCGGTGGCGTGCCGGGCACCGATGGCCAGCACCGGCATCGCCAGCGGGGTTTGCGCCCGCTGCAGATTCTGCTGTACCGTTTCCGGGATCGCGCGATAGTAGTTAAAACCCGCGTGCAGCCTCCCTGGCGCGCTGTAGGCGTTGATATAAACCTCTGTCGCCACCGCATCGCGTCGCCACGACCAGCGGTCGAAGATATAGCTGAGGTACTGCCGTTCACGGCCAACGGTTAAGGCTTCCGGCAGATCGGCCAGCTGATTAAACATAAAGTGCCAGAGGAAAATATTCTCTTCCGGCGCGACAAAAACCGGCGGCGGCGGGGCCAGTCCCGGGATCACCGCTTCGGTCAGCACCAGCCGCTCGACCGCCTGTGGAAAATCGGCCGCCAGCGCGTAACCGACCCACATCCCGATATCGTGACCGATCAGCGCAAAGCGCGGATGCCCGAGTTGCAGCATCATCTGATGCAGGATGGCGGCAATCGCGCCGGTGTCATACCCCGCCGCCGGCGTGTCTGACTCCCCGCAACCCGGTGGGTCGATAGCAATCGCCTGAAAGCCGGCCGCGGCCAGCGCCTGCATCACATAGCGCCAGGTGTACCAGGTCTGCGGCCAGCCCGGCAGCAGCAGCACCGGTTTACCCTCGCCGGCGGTGACCAGATGCAGTTTACGGCCGGACACCTGCGGATAGTGGTGCTGCCAGCCCTGCGGCAGCATATCGGGGCTGACGGGTGAAAAGATTGTCTTCATGATGTCATCCCCAGCAGCGTACGCAGGCCAACCGGATCAAGCGGTGCGGCAGCGAAGTCGTCAAATACCGTGTCGGCAACCTCAATAATCTGGCTGCGGATAAACGCCGCGCCCTCCCGTGCACCGTCCAGCTTGTTTTTCAGGCAGCACTCCCATTCCAGCGTGGCCCAGCCCGCATAACCCTGACGGGTTAGCGTGGCGAAAATGGCCTTAAAATCGACCTGGCCGTCGCCGGTGGAACGGAACCGCCCGGCGCGGTCGGCCCACGGCTGATAGCCACCGTACATTCCCTGACGGCCGGTCGGATTAAACTCGGCGTCTTTGACGTGGAACATGCGGATGTAAGGCTGGTAAATCTCCAGAAACGCGCGGTAGTCGAGCTGCTGCAGCACAAAGTGGCTGGGATCAAACAGCATCCGGCAGCGCGGATGGTGGCCGGTGCGCTGCAGGAACATCTCAAAGCTGATGCCATCGTGCAGATCTTCACCGGGATGGATCTCAAAGCACAGATTGACGTTGTGCGCGTCGCAGGCGTCAAGGATCGGCAGCCAGCGGTGGGCCAGTTCGTCAAACGCGGTCTCTACCAGCCCGGCGGGGCGCTGCGGGAACGGGAAGATATAGGGCCAGGCCAGCGAACCGGAGAAGGTGCCAAGTTCGGTCAGCCCGAAGCGCGCCGACGCCTTTACCGCCGCCAGCATCTGACCGGCCGCCCACTGCTGGCGGGCTATGGGATTACCCTGCAGATGCGGCGGGGCGAAACTGTCGCACAGCGCATCATAGGCCGGATGTACCGCCATCAGCTGGCCGAAGATATGGCTGGTCAGTTCGCTGATTTGCAGCTGATGCCGTGCCATCAGCTGGCGGATTTCATCGCAGTACGACTGGCTTTCCGCCGCCAGATTAATATCGATAAAACGCCGGTCCCAGGCCGGGATCTGCAGCGCCCGGAAGCCGTTCTCCTGCGCCCATGCGGCCACCGCCGCCAGACTGTTAAACGGAAACGCGTCGTCGCTGTACTGAGCAAGGTGCAGGCTTGGACCCTTAATGGTTTGCATACTGAACTCCTATTGTTTGTTGATTGACAAACAATAGGGTAAAATCAGCATCCTGGGCAACGGCTGTTGGCCGTGTGCCGCACAATTCGCTCATCCCGCGGCGTATTTATTAGCGGATTAAGGTGCTAACAGGCTGAATAATTAGCATAATAACCGGCAACCAGCACCCAACGATGGAGCCATGATG
This window of the Erwinia sp. E602 genome carries:
- a CDS encoding sugar phosphate isomerase/epimerase, whose product is MQTIKGPSLHLAQYSDDAFPFNSLAAVAAWAQENGFRALQIPAWDRRFIDINLAAESQSYCDEIRQLMARHQLQISELTSHIFGQLMAVHPAYDALCDSFAPPHLQGNPIARQQWAAGQMLAAVKASARFGLTELGTFSGSLAWPYIFPFPQRPAGLVETAFDELAHRWLPILDACDAHNVNLCFEIHPGEDLHDGISFEMFLQRTGHHPRCRMLFDPSHFVLQQLDYRAFLEIYQPYIRMFHVKDAEFNPTGRQGMYGGYQPWADRAGRFRSTGDGQVDFKAIFATLTRQGYAGWATLEWECCLKNKLDGAREGAAFIRSQIIEVADTVFDDFAAAPLDPVGLRTLLGMTS
- a CDS encoding alpha/beta fold hydrolase, whose translation is MKTIFSPVSPDMLPQGWQHHYPQVSGRKLHLVTAGEGKPVLLLPGWPQTWYTWRYVMQALAAAGFQAIAIDPPGCGESDTPAAGYDTGAIAAILHQMMLQLGHPRFALIGHDIGMWVGYALAADFPQAVERLVLTEAVIPGLAPPPPVFVAPEENIFLWHFMFNQLADLPEALTVGRERQYLSYIFDRWSWRRDAVATEVYINAYSAPGRLHAGFNYYRAIPETVQQNLQRAQTPLAMPVLAIGARHATAEAPYQTLLPVTRDLQHAIVDDCGHFITEECPQAFCNLLLPFLQQGADHVA